The bacterium nucleotide sequence TTCTCTAGTGGTTTCGGGTAAATAATCGATAAGTTTTGGCGTAAGTGGCATCGCCCGCGTCACCAAATAGCGCAAAAAACGCGAAGATACGTTTTCGGTTTCGGAATAGATAGGAGTAAGCCGGGCCGCGTGAACAGGAGGATGCAAGGTGGTAATTTTTTCCGCTTCCGGAGAAATAATTGTTACGCCGGTATCCCCTTCCGAAGGTGTACCAACCAATATTACTTCCGTCCCTTTGGGAAAGTTTTTCTCAATAAATCTTTGATGAAACCAAACCAACGGAATGCTTCCCGACTCGTCCTGAAATAGCGCCTTTGTAATCAAAACCTGTTTTGCCTTCCCATGCCTTTTTCGAAAAGTCGCTTCGCCACTTATCTTCATAATTTTCCCCTGCAATACGCATGGCGTACCAATCACAACATCGCGCACGTTACTTATTACCCGTCGATCCTCGTGACGATTTGGAAAATAAAACAAAAGCTGGCGGAGATTTTTTATCCCCAACCGCCGAAGCCCGGCGACAACTTTGTCATTTACGGCCGGCAAATTTCCAACCTGCGTATTTAGATCCATAAAGGCATCTTACAGGAAATTAAAGGATTGCTCACATACCACAACCAATCAACTATACTAATATATCACCGTCCAAGGATATTTCGTTTTTGTAATCTTCCAGGTGTTTTCTTTGATGCTTACGATATTCCCGATTTTACTCACATCCCGCCTTACAGAATCTTTAAACTTACTCGAATCAGGAGAACCAAAAATGTCTTTTTCAGCCCATATTTTATCACTTGTCATGTATATAATAAATCCGGGTCCAAATCCCATCCCCTGTGGCCATATCTCTAATCCGTTTTTCTTATCATATTCAACTATCGTTTCTCCATATCTACATAACCTTGTATTATTATTTTCATATTTTTTACCAAGAACTCGGCAACCCTGTGCCTCCAATTTTATTTTTATTTCCGAAAGTAAAATGGGTTCAATTTTCACATAGCCAGTATAGAGCGTTCTAGCATTTGGAAAAATATTGACTGAAATAACCCCCTTAAGCACAAGAAAATACAAACCACCAATAATAACAATTACTCCGCCCGCGCCTATCAATATTATTTTTAGAATATTTTTCATATTTATGCGAATTAAGTATAACACGACAATAATTTATTTATTCCCGGCAGGATTCTGTCAGTAAATTTGCTGACGCAAATTTTTAATGCCCAAATTGCGTAGTCCTAAAGCGACTTTTTCGTTAACCAAGGGAAAACTGGTTACTGACGTCCGCAAATCCATAACAATCTCCATGAAATATAACGGCATTGACAATTACTAAATACTATTGTAGGTTTAAAGAGGTCGCGAGCAATCGCGCCCATCAAAAAGGGACCTGGTGCCGATAAACTAGGTCCTATTTTGTATTCAAAGATATGCATTAAATAAATTTTGTACATAACCTTTTCGAAAGTTTCTTGCCAGTTATTTCCGTATATCGCCAATAATCTTCCGGCTGTTTGCCGTATTCAAAAATATGAAAAATCGGATAACACAGCAAATCGGCAATTTGAATTCCAATTGTTTTTCCCGAATCTGAAAAAAGCACTTTTTCGATAATATTCTCACACTTCAATTCTCGATAATCCCACCGCATCGCGTGATGAACCTCATCCAATTCTTTATCCATAAATTTCTTCACCACTTGTCCTTCTCTCGGATCAATAATGGTAATGCCATAAGCATTTTCCATTTTTAATAAATCATTAAAACTTTGTAATAACGACGCGTAGGCCATATTATAAACATTTTGCGCCGGATATTTTTCCCAAAATTTTTCCTTATTTACTACAACCGAAAGCAACTCAACAGGAATCTTTTGAAGAAATAATTTGAGGTCTGTTTCGAGTTCGTCGTACTTGGCGCGATCGTGCAATTTAATCGGCGAACCTTCTTTTAAATCAGGATTCGCATAACGAAGAAAGTTGGACTTAATTTCCACGTCCGAATTTTGATAAAATTTGTCTTTTATTTTCCGAAACTCACGCTCAATATCAATCTTGTCGTTTTCGTGAATAACCGCTCCGCACAAAACCAGATATTTTTTACCCTTTTGTGAAATGGGCGCGGTATCGCCAGATTCGTCTACATACATTAAGTACATATTTTTATCATAACACACCAGAGATACATTTAGGTTCTACACCTATACTCCATTAATTAACTCATTTTTTGAGGAAAAAGTTCTTACCCCGATAAAAATAAACCCCACAACACCAACTATTACTCCCATAACAATCAATGC carries:
- a CDS encoding DUF3800 domain-containing protein yields the protein MYLMYVDESGDTAPISQKGKKYLVLCGAVIHENDKIDIEREFRKIKDKFYQNSDVEIKSNFLRYANPDLKEGSPIKLHDRAKYDELETDLKLFLQKIPVELLSVVVNKEKFWEKYPAQNVYNMAYASLLQSFNDLLKMENAYGITIIDPREGQVVKKFMDKELDEVHHAMRWDYRELKCENIIEKVLFSDSGKTIGIQIADLLCYPIFHIFEYGKQPEDYWRYTEITGKKLSKRLCTKFI